Proteins found in one Mytilus edulis chromosome 2, xbMytEdul2.2, whole genome shotgun sequence genomic segment:
- the LOC139511839 gene encoding uncharacterized protein: protein MKCIGCTFDLAPTDRFCGNCSFKVEIAHHGDHLKKCPSCESLQKLSQKYCSSCQYEISVDTKNGDFVESSKVIDHESDNHGHQLTTFMYPSSPKRKKIENIELKSEEANVPVRGLVVICIHTTFKGHPTHGLNERQGGSYDETMMENTWKMYDDCDVLTFKDKANFFYTEELERKIQEKMKFQNVKYFVFILSTHGDERPVAGMQNFEHYFYTKDGQLRTQDLVEKMNAISGLNGRMKLFFIQACRSRATNKEDENKDLGVSITITSAKKNLISRQRSKSTDYPDAKGYMPLEKDDKIKGSMPSLETYDSSTQKTKANMPTLERADYFDYKTKANMPTFETDDFFSDKTEGCAIADAIGYMEDDENKDPEPETKVMNNEDAEPMIPLSEDCVVVFGSMAGKETYSTIHSENRGGGWMIRALHSTLKSYKGDNVHIFDILTEVNKTVGMRKFSESQSFKAQSCFFHNLALDDESMTLCKTKMK, encoded by the exons ATGAAGTGTATAGGATGTACATTTGATCTGGCACCAACTGATAGATTTTGTGGAAATTGCAGCTTTAAAGTGGAAATAGCTCATCATGGAGACCATTTAAAGAAATGTCCTAGTTGTGAATCACTTCAAAAACTTTCACAAAAGTATTGCAGTAGCTGTCAATATGAAATATCAGTAGACACAAAAAATGGAGATTTTGTTGAGAGCAGCAAAGTGATTGATCATG aatcaGATAATCATGGACATCAACTGACTACATTTATGTATCCAAGTAGTCCCAAAAGAAAAAAGATTGAAAACATAGAATT aaaGTCTGAAGAAGCTAATGTACCAGTAAGAGGATTAGTTGTAATCTGTATACATACTACCTTTAAAGGGCATCCAACTCATGGCTTGAATGAAAGACAAGGTGGTAGTTACGATGAAACAATGATGGAGAACACATGGAAAATGTATGATGACTGTGATGTTCTTACATTTAAAGATAAAGCAAATTTCTTTTATACAGAAGAGTTAGAAAGAAAAA TACAAGAAAAGATGAAGTTCCAGAATGTaaagtattttgtatttattttgagCACCCATGGAGATGAAAGACCAGTGGCAGGAATGCAAAATTTTGAGCATTACTTTTACACTAAAGATGGGCAGCTTAGAACACAAGACTTAGTGGAAAAGATGAATGCTATAAGTGGACTAAATGGGAGAATGAAGCTGTTTTTCATACAG GCTTGCAGGAGCAGAGCTACCAATAAAGAAGATGAAAATAAAGACTTGGGAGTCAGCATAACAATTACATcagcaaaaaaaaatctaatatcaaGACAACGAAGTAAGAGTACTGATTATCCAGATGCCAAAGGCTATATGCCATTAGAAAAAGATGACAAGATAAAAGGCAGCATGCCATCATTGGAAACATATGACTCATCTACTCAAAAGACAAAAGCCAACATGCCAACATTAGAAAGAGCTGACTACTTTGACTATAAGACAAAAGCCAATATGCCAACATTTGAAACAGATGACTTCTTTTCTGATAAAACCGAAGGTTGCGCTATTGCAGATGCTATAGGCTATATGGAAGATGATGAGAATAAGGACCCTGAACCTGAGACAAAAGTTATGAACAATGAAGATGCTGAACCTATGATTCCACTAAGTGAAGATTGTGTTGTAGTATTTGGTTCTATGGCTG gAAAAGAAACTTACAGTACTATCCATAGTGAAAATCGTGGAGGAGGTTGGATGATAAGAGCATTGCATTCtacattaaaatcatacaaaggAGATAATGTTCACATATTTGACATACTTACAGAAGTTAATAAGACAGTTGGCATGCGTAAATTTTCTGAATCTCAAAGTTTTAAAGCCCAGTCctgtttttttcacaatttggCCCTTGATGATGAGAGCATGACCCTGTGTAAGACAAAGATGAAATAA